In Candidatus Methylomirabilota bacterium, a single window of DNA contains:
- a CDS encoding GuaB3 family IMP dehydrogenase-related protein: MGMWIGRGRKARIAYGFDDIALVPGLITVNPNEVDVSWELCGRRVELPILAAAMDGVADSRFATEMGRLGGLAVLNLEGIQTRYENPDEVIERIISSSQEEATRIIQSIYGEPIKEELIYQRVSEIKKGGGSVIVSSIPQRAMRFSKLAEEAGADFFVVQSTVTTARHVATEYEPLDFRKLKRDLSIPLIVGNCVTYEATLELMQTGVDALLIGVGPGAACTTREVLGLGVPQVTATADAAAARDFYWKQSGRYVPIITDGGMTTGGDICKALAAGADSVMIGSAFARALEAPGRGYHWGMATPHSNLPRGTRIRVGVVGSLEQILFGPAFTDDGTMNLIGALRTCMGSVGARTIREFQLTELIIAPAIKTEGKIFQKAQRVGMGK; this comes from the coding sequence ATGGGGATGTGGATCGGTCGAGGACGAAAGGCGCGGATCGCCTACGGGTTCGACGACATCGCCCTGGTGCCGGGGCTCATCACGGTGAACCCGAACGAGGTGGACGTCTCCTGGGAACTGTGCGGGCGGCGCGTCGAGCTTCCGATCCTGGCGGCGGCCATGGACGGCGTGGCGGATTCACGGTTCGCCACCGAGATGGGCCGACTGGGCGGCCTGGCGGTCCTGAACCTGGAAGGGATCCAGACACGCTACGAGAACCCGGACGAGGTGATCGAGCGCATCATCTCCTCGAGCCAGGAAGAGGCGACGCGCATCATCCAGTCGATCTACGGGGAGCCGATCAAGGAGGAGCTGATCTACCAGCGGGTCAGCGAGATCAAGAAGGGCGGGGGGTCCGTCATCGTTTCCTCGATCCCGCAGCGCGCCATGCGCTTCTCGAAACTCGCCGAGGAAGCCGGCGCCGACTTCTTCGTGGTCCAGTCCACCGTGACGACGGCCCGTCACGTCGCGACGGAGTACGAGCCGCTCGACTTCCGGAAGCTCAAGCGCGACCTGTCCATTCCCCTCATCGTCGGCAACTGCGTGACCTACGAGGCGACCCTCGAGCTGATGCAGACCGGCGTCGACGCGCTGCTGATCGGCGTCGGCCCCGGGGCCGCCTGCACGACCCGCGAGGTCCTCGGACTCGGCGTGCCGCAGGTGACCGCGACCGCCGACGCCGCGGCGGCCCGCGACTTCTACTGGAAGCAGAGCGGCCGGTACGTGCCGATCATCACCGACGGGGGCATGACGACCGGCGGCGACATCTGCAAGGCGCTGGCGGCCGGGGCCGACTCCGTGATGATCGGCTCGGCGTTCGCGCGGGCGCTGGAGGCCCCCGGGCGCGGGTACCACTGGGGGATGGCCACGCCCCACTCGAACCTGCCCCGCGGCACCCGGATCCGGGTCGGGGTGGTCGGGTCGCTCGAGCAGATCCTGTTCGGGCCCGCGTTCACGGACGACGGCACCATGAACCTCATCGGCGCCCTCCGGACCTGCATGGGGTCAGTGGGCGCCCGGACGATCCGGGAGTTCCAGCTGACCGAGCTCATCATCGCGCCGGCCATCAAGACGGAGGGCAAGATCTTCCAGAAGGCCCAGCGCGTCGGCATGGGCAAGTAG
- a CDS encoding type III pantothenate kinase translates to MLLVIDVGNTNTKLGVYDDRRLVASSRLTSRREQTADEYGVFTRSLLRARGIDPGAIAGVAISSTVPRVQGTLEEMASRYFGVSALVVEPGVNVPVPILVDYPREVGPDRVVKVVAGVELYRPPLIIVDFGTATVFDCVSPRGEFIGGAIAPGIAIATEALTSKAARLFRVDLTRPKEAIGRNTVTNVQSGIIYGYAGLVDGLVDRIRAEMEGTPMVVATGGLVSLMHHVARSIEVVNPDLTLEGLRLIWERWHGRAPGKA, encoded by the coding sequence ATGCTCCTGGTCATCGACGTCGGCAACACCAACACCAAGCTGGGAGTCTACGACGACCGGCGCCTGGTGGCATCTTCGCGACTGACGAGCCGGCGCGAGCAGACGGCCGACGAGTATGGCGTCTTCACCCGGAGCCTCCTGCGGGCCCGCGGGATCGATCCGGGCGCCATCGCCGGCGTGGCCATCTCCTCGACGGTTCCGCGAGTCCAGGGGACCCTGGAGGAGATGGCGAGCCGCTACTTCGGGGTCAGCGCCCTGGTGGTCGAGCCCGGCGTCAACGTGCCCGTCCCGATCCTGGTGGACTACCCGCGCGAGGTGGGCCCCGATCGGGTGGTCAAGGTCGTGGCCGGCGTGGAGCTCTACCGCCCCCCGTTGATCATCGTCGACTTCGGGACCGCCACCGTCTTCGATTGCGTCTCGCCGCGGGGCGAGTTCATCGGCGGCGCCATCGCGCCCGGCATTGCCATCGCCACCGAGGCGCTCACGTCGAAGGCGGCTCGGCTCTTCCGGGTCGACCTGACGCGCCCGAAGGAGGCGATCGGCCGGAACACCGTGACGAACGTCCAGTCGGGAATCATCTACGGGTACGCGGGCCTGGTGGATGGCCTGGTCGACCGCATCCGGGCCGAGATGGAGGGGACGCCCATGGTGGTGGCGACCGGCGGGCTCGTCTCCCTGATGCACCACGTCGCCCGGTCGATCGAGGTGGTCAATCCTGACCTCACGTTGGAAGGCCTCCGGCTCATCTGGGAGCGCTGGCACGGGAGGGCCCCCGGGAAGGCTTGA
- a CDS encoding biotin--[acetyl-CoA-carboxylase] ligase: MGWTAPPLDPAPDSALTGRFAGCLPGGRFGGPLLAFTAVESTQAVCRRLAEAGAPEGTVVLADYQGAGRGQRGRVWTAPPGSSVLVSCLLRPPLPAGRWPELSTVAAAAVVEAVEAAAGVRARVKSPNDVLVADKKLAGVLAEGVVGPGPFVILGIGINVAQRREEWPHDLVGRAVSLAELAAEVRREALLAAVLGRLAARYDTFLN; encoded by the coding sequence ATGGGCTGGACGGCGCCTCCGCTTGACCCGGCGCCCGACTCCGCGCTGACCGGCCGCTTCGCGGGCTGCCTCCCGGGCGGGCGGTTCGGCGGCCCGCTCCTCGCCTTCACGGCTGTCGAGTCCACCCAGGCGGTCTGCCGCCGCCTCGCCGAGGCCGGGGCGCCGGAGGGCACGGTGGTGCTCGCCGACTACCAGGGCGCCGGCCGCGGGCAGCGAGGTCGCGTCTGGACGGCGCCACCGGGCAGCTCGGTCCTCGTCTCCTGTCTGCTGCGTCCTCCGCTCCCCGCGGGGCGCTGGCCCGAGCTGAGCACGGTGGCGGCCGCGGCGGTGGTGGAGGCGGTCGAGGCAGCGGCGGGCGTCCGGGCCCGGGTCAAGTCGCCGAACGACGTGCTGGTCGCGGACAAGAAGCTCGCCGGCGTCCTGGCCGAGGGGGTCGTGGGACCCGGTCCGTTCGTGATCCTGGGGATCGGGATCAACGTGGCTCAGCGGCGCGAGGAGTGGCCGCATGATCTCGTGGGGCGCGCGGTCTCGCTGGCCGAGCTGGCGGCCGAGGTCCGACGGGAGGCCCTGCTGGCCGCGGTGCTGGGCCGCCTCGCCGCCCGCTACGACACGTTCCTGAACTGA
- a CDS encoding valine--tRNA ligase has protein sequence MSHSLPGEVLPDRYDPRQVEERWYRVWEERGYFRADPFAKTRPYAIVIPPPNVTGSLHIGHALNNTLQDILIRWRRMDGFNTLWQPGTDHAGIATQVVVERQLAAEGTSREALGREAFVKRVWQWKEESGGTILRQLRRLGASCDWERERFTMDPGLAAAVREVFVRLWEEGLIYRGDYIVNWCLRCQTVLSDLEVEHEERDAELYYLKYGPLTLATVRPETKLGDTALAVHPKDKRYAQYVGRTLTIPSVEGTIEMKVVADSAVDPKFGTGVVKVTPGHDPADFEIGRRHGLEVRQVIDADGRMNAQAGKYAGLDRFEARQRIVEDLRALGLLEKTEPYQHRVGVCYRCRTVVEPLVSKQWYVRTKPLAEPAIKAVREGRTRIVPRTWVKTYYAWMENIRDWCISRQLWWGHRLPVWYCDADGSTHVSREDLTECPQCAGPLRQDPDVLDTWFSSGLWPFSTLGWPRDTPELHTFYPTACLVTGYDILSFWVARMMMFGLRVMGEVPFRDVYIHALVRDIEGQKMSKSRGNAIDPLEVMDQYGTDALRFTLAALAAQGREIRLSGERIEGYRNFANKIWNAARFVLSNLGDYRPALARKARPALADRWILSRLAGTVAEVRRALSAYRFNDAAGAIYQFLWHEYCDWYVEWSKLVLYRGEDPAARARTQATLLDVLETTLRLLHPFMPFLTEEVWQRLPKGRGAVAHVMVARYPRPKRQGIDAAAEAEMRLLMAVVAAVRNVRSEMQIPPARSLTVIVRPPDAARAAVLESATAQLGALARAEVRVDAAATRPPQSALALAEGCEVYIPLEGVVDLSAERRRLAREVERAEAELARLEGKLGRAEFRQRAPADVVAREEARQAEEAARRTKLREALERLDGLDGASA, from the coding sequence GTGAGCCACTCTCTCCCCGGAGAGGTCCTCCCGGACCGCTACGACCCGCGCCAGGTGGAGGAGCGCTGGTACCGCGTGTGGGAAGAGCGGGGGTACTTCCGAGCGGACCCGTTCGCCAAGACCCGGCCGTATGCCATCGTCATCCCGCCTCCCAACGTCACCGGCTCCCTGCACATTGGCCACGCCCTCAACAACACGCTCCAGGACATCCTGATCCGCTGGAGGCGGATGGACGGCTTCAACACGCTCTGGCAGCCGGGCACCGATCACGCCGGGATCGCTACCCAGGTCGTGGTGGAGCGACAGCTGGCGGCCGAGGGGACGAGCCGGGAGGCGCTCGGGCGCGAGGCGTTCGTCAAGCGGGTCTGGCAGTGGAAGGAGGAGTCCGGCGGCACCATCCTCCGCCAGCTCCGGCGGCTCGGCGCGTCCTGCGATTGGGAGCGCGAGCGCTTCACCATGGATCCGGGTCTGGCGGCGGCGGTGCGGGAAGTCTTCGTGCGGCTGTGGGAAGAGGGGCTGATCTACCGCGGCGACTACATCGTGAACTGGTGTCTGCGCTGCCAGACGGTGCTGTCGGACCTCGAGGTCGAGCACGAGGAGCGGGACGCCGAGCTCTACTACCTCAAGTACGGGCCGCTCACCCTGGCCACCGTGCGTCCCGAGACCAAGCTCGGCGACACCGCCCTGGCCGTCCATCCGAAGGACAAGCGCTACGCGCAGTACGTCGGCCGGACGCTCACGATCCCGTCGGTCGAGGGCACCATCGAGATGAAGGTCGTCGCCGACAGCGCGGTGGACCCCAAGTTCGGGACCGGTGTCGTCAAGGTGACCCCGGGCCACGACCCGGCCGACTTCGAGATCGGGCGGCGGCACGGCCTGGAGGTCCGCCAGGTCATCGACGCCGACGGCCGGATGAACGCGCAGGCCGGGAAGTACGCCGGCCTCGATCGGTTCGAGGCCCGCCAGCGGATCGTCGAGGATCTGCGAGCGCTCGGCTTGCTCGAAAAGACCGAGCCGTACCAGCACCGGGTCGGCGTCTGCTACCGCTGCCGGACGGTGGTGGAGCCCCTGGTCTCCAAGCAGTGGTACGTCCGGACCAAGCCCCTGGCCGAGCCGGCGATCAAGGCCGTCCGCGAGGGGCGAACCCGGATCGTGCCCCGGACGTGGGTGAAGACCTACTACGCGTGGATGGAGAACATCCGCGACTGGTGCATCTCCCGGCAGCTCTGGTGGGGGCATCGGCTCCCGGTCTGGTACTGCGACGCCGACGGCTCGACCCACGTCTCGCGGGAGGATCTCACCGAGTGCCCGCAGTGCGCCGGACCGCTCCGCCAGGACCCGGACGTCCTCGACACGTGGTTTTCCTCGGGGCTCTGGCCCTTCTCGACGCTGGGCTGGCCCCGCGACACCCCGGAGCTCCATACCTTCTACCCGACCGCCTGCCTGGTGACCGGCTACGACATCCTGTCCTTCTGGGTCGCTCGCATGATGATGTTCGGCCTCCGGGTGATGGGCGAGGTGCCCTTCCGGGACGTCTACATCCACGCCCTCGTCCGCGACATCGAGGGGCAGAAGATGTCGAAGTCCCGGGGAAACGCGATCGATCCTCTCGAGGTCATGGACCAGTACGGCACCGATGCCCTGCGCTTCACGCTGGCCGCCCTGGCCGCCCAGGGACGGGAGATCCGCCTGTCGGGCGAGCGCATCGAGGGGTACCGGAACTTCGCCAACAAGATCTGGAACGCGGCGCGCTTCGTGCTGTCGAACCTGGGCGACTACCGGCCGGCCCTGGCCCGGAAGGCGCGGCCCGCCCTGGCCGACCGCTGGATCCTCAGCCGGCTGGCCGGGACGGTGGCCGAGGTCCGGCGCGCCCTCTCGGCCTACCGCTTCAACGACGCGGCCGGCGCGATCTACCAGTTCCTGTGGCACGAGTACTGCGACTGGTACGTCGAGTGGTCGAAGCTCGTCCTCTATCGCGGGGAAGACCCGGCGGCCCGGGCCCGGACGCAGGCCACCTTGCTGGACGTCCTCGAGACGACGCTCCGGCTCCTCCACCCCTTCATGCCGTTCTTGACCGAGGAGGTGTGGCAGCGGCTGCCCAAGGGACGCGGGGCGGTGGCCCACGTCATGGTGGCTCGCTATCCTCGCCCGAAGCGGCAGGGGATCGATGCGGCGGCCGAGGCCGAGATGCGGCTCCTGATGGCCGTGGTGGCGGCGGTCCGGAACGTGCGGAGCGAGATGCAGATCCCGCCCGCCCGGAGTCTCACGGTGATCGTCCGGCCGCCGGACGCCGCCCGGGCCGCGGTGCTGGAGAGCGCGACGGCTCAGCTGGGCGCCCTGGCCCGCGCGGAGGTCCGCGTGGATGCCGCCGCCACGCGGCCGCCCCAATCGGCGCTGGCGCTGGCCGAGGGGTGCGAGGTGTACATTCCCCTGGAGGGCGTCGTCGATCTCTCCGCCGAACGACGGCGCCTCGCGCGGGAAGTCGAGCGGGCGGAGGCAGAGCTCGCCCGACTCGAGGGCAAGCTCGGTCGCGCGGAATTCCGGCAGCGCGCCCCGGCCGACGTGGTCGCCCGCGAGGAGGCCCGTCAGGCCGAAGAGGCGGCCAGGCGGACCAAGCTGCGGGAGGCGCTGGAGCGGCTGGATGGGCTGGACGGCGCCTCCGCTTGA
- the lptF gene encoding LPS export ABC transporter permease LptF, giving the protein MKTLDRYIWKELTPPFLVGLFVLTFLLLLDKIFDLIDLIINKGVPVHLVLLLLAYILPAFLVLTIPVGFLLAILIAFGRFSADMEIVALKASGVSPLRLLRPVILFGVATAAVTAFLMIEAVPRANYAFKSLIFDILRTQATVGIKERIFNDTFGQFVIYVEEMATDHLGLRNVFVADERNPELLRVVTAQEGRLLSDEVNQRVTLRLENGTVHETVPRTFQTYRQVQFRLYDLTLTLENPLVRAGEAPKGDREMTIQELQDNADEAVRAGANPNPYWVEIHKKYAIPTACLVFAVLGVPLGIRAHRGGRWAAFVLLLPIVLFYYVALTLGEQMGDNGRMPPWLAMWGPNLVIGALALYLLRSSIKERPLPLTALAQRIAWKLAWQVRRQLARRRHRRGVPHHGRVRRGRRVARSNAIHIVDRYLSREFLTLFVYGLALVTVIVIIGDLMTTLDRYLRQKPPLWYIIEHFVYRTPPFVYQGLHIVVLMSTILLFLNLSRSNELTALKAGGISLYRVSLPIFGLAALVTLGSLSFQETMLPILNQKGVEVDEIKIKRRTLPQLQKRTQIWYRGREGPARESRLYHMELLDPANLEMSGVSVYEVGADFAVRRRWDARSMRWRELDQSWELRDGFLREFEVGKADRVQPFRTTSVRLPERFDDFAQIPKAPDVMNYAELKAYITRLQESGHKVAKYLVDLYSKVAYPFAHLIMALVGIPFALQSPRGGRVIGIVLCLALGLGYFLVHSAALALARTEILPPMVAAWAANFLFATLGLFLFLRART; this is encoded by the coding sequence GTGAAGACACTCGACCGCTACATCTGGAAGGAACTCACTCCGCCCTTTCTCGTCGGGCTGTTCGTCCTCACGTTCCTCCTCCTTCTCGACAAGATCTTCGACCTCATCGACCTCATCATCAACAAGGGCGTCCCGGTCCACCTCGTCCTGCTGCTGCTCGCGTACATCTTGCCGGCGTTCCTGGTGCTGACGATCCCGGTCGGCTTCCTGCTGGCCATCCTGATCGCCTTCGGCCGCTTCTCGGCTGACATGGAGATCGTGGCGCTCAAGGCCTCCGGCGTGAGCCCGCTGCGCCTCCTGCGGCCGGTGATCCTGTTCGGCGTCGCCACCGCGGCGGTCACCGCCTTCCTCATGATCGAGGCCGTCCCCCGCGCCAACTACGCCTTCAAGTCGCTCATCTTCGACATCCTCCGCACCCAGGCCACCGTGGGGATCAAGGAGCGGATCTTCAACGACACCTTCGGGCAGTTCGTGATCTACGTGGAGGAGATGGCGACCGATCACCTCGGGCTCCGAAACGTCTTCGTCGCCGACGAGCGCAACCCGGAGCTGCTCCGGGTGGTCACTGCTCAGGAGGGCCGGCTCCTGTCCGACGAGGTGAACCAGCGCGTGACCCTTCGGCTGGAGAACGGCACCGTCCACGAGACCGTCCCCCGTACCTTCCAGACCTACCGCCAGGTGCAGTTCCGCCTCTACGACCTCACGCTCACCCTGGAGAACCCGCTGGTGCGGGCCGGAGAGGCCCCCAAGGGCGACCGCGAGATGACGATTCAGGAGCTCCAGGACAATGCCGACGAGGCGGTGCGGGCCGGCGCGAACCCGAACCCTTACTGGGTGGAGATCCACAAGAAGTACGCGATCCCGACCGCCTGCCTCGTCTTCGCCGTGCTGGGCGTCCCGCTCGGGATCCGCGCCCACCGGGGCGGCCGCTGGGCCGCATTCGTCCTCCTGCTGCCCATCGTCCTCTTCTACTATGTGGCGCTGACCCTGGGCGAGCAGATGGGCGACAACGGCCGAATGCCGCCCTGGCTCGCCATGTGGGGCCCTAACCTGGTGATCGGCGCGCTGGCGCTCTATCTGCTCCGGTCGAGCATCAAGGAGCGCCCCCTCCCGCTCACCGCCCTGGCCCAGCGGATCGCCTGGAAGCTGGCCTGGCAGGTCCGCCGCCAGCTCGCCCGGCGGCGGCACCGGCGCGGGGTGCCGCACCACGGCCGGGTCCGGCGAGGCCGGCGGGTCGCGCGCAGCAATGCCATCCACATCGTCGACCGCTATCTGAGCCGCGAGTTCCTGACGCTCTTCGTGTACGGGTTGGCGCTGGTCACGGTCATCGTGATCATCGGGGACCTCATGACGACGCTCGACCGGTACCTCCGGCAGAAGCCGCCCCTCTGGTACATCATCGAGCACTTCGTCTACCGCACGCCGCCCTTCGTGTACCAGGGCCTGCACATCGTCGTGCTGATGAGCACGATCCTGCTCTTCCTGAATCTGTCCCGGAGCAACGAGCTGACGGCGCTCAAGGCCGGCGGGATCAGTCTCTACCGCGTGAGCCTGCCCATCTTCGGCCTGGCCGCCCTGGTGACGCTGGGCTCGCTGTCCTTCCAGGAGACCATGCTGCCGATCTTGAACCAGAAGGGCGTCGAGGTCGACGAGATCAAGATCAAGCGCCGGACGCTCCCCCAGCTCCAGAAGCGCACCCAGATCTGGTACCGGGGCCGGGAAGGCCCGGCTCGCGAGAGCCGCCTCTATCACATGGAGCTGCTCGATCCGGCCAACCTCGAGATGAGCGGGGTCTCGGTCTACGAGGTCGGCGCCGACTTCGCGGTCCGCCGCCGGTGGGACGCCCGCAGCATGCGCTGGCGCGAGCTCGACCAGTCCTGGGAGCTCAGGGACGGGTTCCTGCGCGAGTTCGAGGTGGGGAAGGCGGACCGGGTTCAGCCGTTCCGGACGACCAGCGTCCGGCTGCCGGAGCGGTTCGACGACTTCGCCCAGATCCCCAAGGCGCCGGACGTGATGAACTACGCCGAGCTCAAGGCGTACATCACCCGACTGCAGGAAAGCGGGCACAAGGTGGCCAAGTACCTCGTCGACCTCTACTCCAAGGTCGCCTACCCGTTCGCGCACCTCATCATGGCGCTGGTCGGCATTCCCTTCGCGCTGCAGTCCCCCCGGGGAGGCCGTGTCATCGGGATCGTGCTGTGCCTGGCCCTCGGCCTCGGCTATTTCCTGGTGCACTCGGCGGCGCTGGCGCTCGCCCGCACGGAGATCCTGCCGCCGATGGTGGCCGCCTGGGCCGCGAACTTCCTCTTCGCCACCCTGGGCCTGTTCCTCTTCCTCCGCGCCCGCACCTGA